The following proteins are encoded in a genomic region of Sulfurimonas sp. HSL3-7:
- a CDS encoding 5'-methylthioadenosine/adenosylhomocysteine nucleosidase, with product MMKIAIMGAMIEEVEPFLNLGEHEPLLKYFKKHNDVNYGGNLYHEAKYKGLDIVLGYSKIGKVNAALTAATMIEKFGAEQLLFTGVAGAVNPSLKIGDLIAATQLCQHDLDITAFGHPHGYVPEGKVYVEPSRELLRIAKSVADEKEIALKGGVIATGDQFIADPERKKWIETTFDADAIEMEGAAVAVVCDQLNIPFFVLRAISDTADTDATFDFDEFLKHSSQVSSSFVLAMLDKIADGQDQ from the coding sequence ATGATGAAAATAGCAATTATGGGCGCGATGATTGAAGAGGTCGAGCCGTTTTTGAATCTCGGAGAGCACGAACCGCTTCTGAAATATTTTAAAAAACATAATGATGTCAATTACGGGGGCAACCTCTATCATGAGGCGAAGTATAAGGGACTTGATATCGTCTTGGGATACAGCAAGATCGGTAAGGTCAATGCCGCGTTGACGGCGGCGACGATGATCGAGAAGTTCGGGGCCGAGCAGCTGCTTTTTACCGGTGTAGCCGGTGCCGTCAACCCTTCGCTGAAGATCGGAGACCTTATTGCGGCGACGCAGCTTTGCCAGCATGACCTAGACATCACTGCATTCGGGCATCCTCACGGCTATGTACCGGAGGGGAAAGTTTATGTCGAGCCTTCGCGCGAGCTTCTTCGAATCGCTAAAAGTGTTGCTGATGAGAAAGAGATAGCTCTCAAAGGCGGGGTTATTGCGACCGGTGATCAGTTTATTGCCGATCCGGAACGCAAGAAGTGGATCGAGACAACATTTGATGCAGATGCCATTGAGATGGAGGGTGCAGCAGTCGCAGTCGTCTGTGATCAGCTCAATATACCGTTTTTTGTATTGCGCGCGATCAGTGATACCGCCGATACGGATGCAACCTTTGATTTTGACGAATTTTTAAAACACTCGTCTCAGGTCAGTAGCAGTTTTGTACTGGCTATGCTTGATAAGATAGCTGATGGTCAAGATCAGTAA
- a CDS encoding rhodanese-like domain-containing protein, which produces MSINVTPTKEILENSDMVIVDIRTEGEWMQTGVVPGCKTITFFDERGGYDAEGFLKQMDALGGKDVEIGLICRTGARTAQVANFMAQQGYNVKNLVGGVMKLMGEGYQLSPYKG; this is translated from the coding sequence ATGAGCATTAATGTAACTCCAACAAAAGAGATCTTGGAAAATTCAGATATGGTCATCGTTGATATCCGTACAGAAGGCGAGTGGATGCAGACCGGTGTTGTCCCGGGTTGTAAAACGATCACATTTTTTGATGAGCGCGGCGGTTATGATGCCGAAGGCTTTTTAAAACAGATGGATGCCCTCGGCGGCAAAGATGTTGAGATCGGCCTTATCTGCCGTACAGGCGCGCGCACGGCGCAGGTGGCTAACTTTATGGCACAACAAGGGTATAACGTTAAAAACCTTGTCGGCGGTGTAATGAAGTTGATGGGTGAGGGGTATCAACTCTCCCCGTACAAAGGTTAA
- a CDS encoding peptidylprolyl isomerase yields the protein MAISENQVVSIEYEVKDGNQVVDSNVGGAPLVFIFGKGQIIPGLEEGIKNMAIGEKGDVLVKPQDAYGEYNADATQEVPKEQFAGIELEVGQTLYGQGEDGGTVQVTVKEIGEENVTVDFNHPLAGKELMFTVTINNVRDASADEILSGVPVENAPAAGGSCGTGCGCH from the coding sequence ATGGCAATTTCAGAAAATCAAGTTGTATCTATCGAGTATGAAGTAAAAGACGGCAATCAAGTTGTTGATTCAAATGTCGGTGGCGCACCACTAGTATTTATCTTCGGAAAAGGTCAGATTATCCCTGGTCTTGAGGAAGGCATTAAAAACATGGCTATCGGTGAAAAAGGCGATGTCCTTGTCAAGCCGCAAGACGCTTACGGTGAGTACAATGCCGATGCGACACAAGAGGTTCCAAAAGAGCAGTTTGCCGGTATCGAGTTAGAGGTCGGTCAGACACTTTACGGTCAAGGTGAAGATGGCGGTACGGTACAAGTGACTGTCAAAGAGATCGGTGAAGAAAATGTAACTGTAGATTTTAACCACCCATTAGCGGGCAAAGAGCTAATGTTTACTGTTACTATCAACAACGTGCGTGACGCTTCGGCAGATGAGATTCTTTCAGGTGTTCCTGTTGAAAATGCTCCTGCAGCAGGCGGATCATGTGGTACAGGCTGTGGTTGCCACTAA
- a CDS encoding tetratricopeptide repeat protein — MRFALHLSFLLLPLSLLAGEPSAFGAGNLDSDNPYGLTEAEKKILQNKQILQQTKRNLRSQNNEIESLRERVDGLQSVLEAIAMKSQQNRVALGDLSKSRENEGSSTLERLQQLEAQTATNTENVLQLKTAIEELSKLIDQQSASLVTKEEYNALVDDVNTFKKLVATELKKKPGKSSGKKISNGDLATNAKNHYESKKYTQALEEYKELVNRKYKPARSHYMIGQIYYAKNDYGKAIAHYKESASLYKNASYMPILMFRTAVSMERTGDKKHAKSFYNAVIAKYPGSTEAMQSQERLNNLK, encoded by the coding sequence ATGCGTTTCGCCTTACATCTTTCATTTCTACTGCTCCCTTTGTCACTTTTAGCCGGAGAACCTTCGGCTTTTGGAGCCGGTAACCTGGACAGTGACAATCCGTATGGTTTGACAGAGGCAGAAAAGAAGATCCTCCAGAACAAGCAGATATTGCAACAAACTAAACGCAACCTCCGTTCCCAGAACAATGAGATAGAGTCGTTGCGTGAACGCGTTGACGGACTGCAGTCGGTTCTTGAAGCAATCGCGATGAAATCACAGCAGAATCGTGTTGCTTTGGGCGATCTGAGCAAGTCTCGCGAGAATGAAGGTTCGTCGACGCTAGAACGCCTTCAGCAGCTTGAAGCGCAGACAGCGACGAACACTGAAAATGTACTGCAGCTGAAAACAGCGATAGAAGAGCTGAGTAAACTTATCGACCAGCAAAGCGCTTCCCTTGTCACCAAAGAAGAGTACAACGCACTTGTCGATGATGTCAACACTTTTAAAAAACTGGTTGCAACCGAGTTAAAAAAAAAGCCAGGTAAAAGCAGCGGGAAAAAAATAAGTAACGGGGACCTTGCGACAAACGCAAAAAACCATTACGAGTCTAAAAAATATACACAAGCCCTTGAAGAATATAAAGAATTGGTAAACCGAAAGTATAAACCGGCACGTTCACACTATATGATCGGTCAGATCTACTATGCAAAAAACGACTACGGCAAAGCAATCGCTCACTATAAAGAGAGCGCATCACTTTACAAAAACGCTTCGTACATGCCGATCTTGATGTTTCGTACCGCTGTATCGATGGAACGGACGGGTGATAAAAAACATGCGAAATCATTTTACAATGCCGTAATTGCAAAGTACCCTGGCTCAACAGAAGCGATGCAGTCTCAGGAACGTCTTAATAACCTTAAATAA
- a CDS encoding ChaN family lipoprotein → MKNLSLFVGLLLFFSGCADKTALSLNHDVKPSCTYYSLQRAECLDKEAFIDIFEPYRVIFVGDHHHSANAHKVLTELIDELSRRGYKIALANEWFTPQDDALLKQYVDGELDANLSKALSWKKRVGYDFNLSKPIYDAVIANQGALFGINMSRAFKKKISDQNLTGMSEEERKFYDGLDLNVRAHKVMLSPYFSHCHSLKNGESQAACSERMYRVQVAWDTMMGEESAKLLERLAADEKLIVFVGAMHLENGLGVNMRFARVSNEPFITLLPVPKKVQQNEEIDAHLGRSDLLYLYDN, encoded by the coding sequence ATGAAGAATTTATCTCTATTTGTGGGCTTACTTCTCTTTTTTTCGGGGTGTGCCGATAAAACGGCCCTATCGCTCAACCACGATGTTAAGCCTTCTTGTACCTATTATTCACTGCAGCGTGCGGAGTGCCTGGACAAAGAGGCCTTTATCGATATATTTGAGCCCTACAGGGTGATCTTTGTCGGGGACCATCATCACAGTGCCAACGCCCATAAGGTGCTGACAGAGCTTATCGATGAACTCTCACGCCGGGGGTATAAGATCGCATTGGCCAACGAGTGGTTTACACCGCAGGACGATGCGCTGCTTAAACAGTATGTAGACGGTGAACTCGATGCCAATCTCTCCAAAGCGCTGTCGTGGAAAAAGCGTGTCGGGTATGATTTCAACCTCTCAAAACCGATCTACGATGCGGTCATCGCGAATCAGGGGGCGCTTTTCGGCATCAATATGAGTCGGGCCTTTAAAAAGAAGATATCGGATCAAAACCTCACCGGTATGAGTGAAGAGGAGAGAAAGTTCTATGATGGGCTTGATCTTAACGTGCGTGCACACAAAGTGATGCTTTCGCCCTATTTCAGCCATTGTCACAGCCTGAAAAACGGGGAGTCGCAAGCCGCGTGCAGCGAACGGATGTATCGTGTTCAGGTCGCATGGGATACGATGATGGGAGAAGAGAGTGCCAAACTTTTAGAGCGATTGGCTGCAGATGAGAAGCTGATCGTTTTTGTCGGAGCGATGCACCTGGAAAACGGACTCGGGGTCAATATGCGGTTTGCAAGAGTGTCGAATGAACCTTTCATCACGCTTCTTCCTGTGCCAAAAAAAGTGCAGCAGAACGAAGAGATAGATGCGCATCTCGGACGCAGCGATCTGCTCTATCTCTACGATAATTAG
- a CDS encoding cation:proton antiporter, with protein sequence MSIILISILTILLLSRVLQRRFSIPLPIGIMSLTLITYTYMPELINLSAHEKFDEILLLLLPLILLPDAMNFRLRDLKKHGIAIFYLSFVAVVLSIIAGIVLNFASVHDYTFTVGMLISLFAMVLATDAVSVSSIFSQFELPHSLKVLTEGESLFNDATAMIAFLFIGLPLMGGAEITAVDVSFILVKVLAGSIVIGFIVGYIAKIILGWLHTVVDEFIVILLAGYAAFVIAELHAIHVSGILSLIVAIMTLQFYINRDLSRFSEDEEIVSDDTQRRLSSRERLITTKARIDANKQSIAFFALFANALLFVTLAELIELEKLFNYTYEIIGLFLVTTVIRALMMLKFSFISRASNRITNVNYRWWAVLTLSGIKGGLSIIMVHHLPESFIYKEMFTQVVMGVILLSIFVYAIGLIAVIGYYKEAFKKDIELENATH encoded by the coding sequence ATGAGCATCATCCTCATCTCGATCTTGACGATCCTGCTGCTCTCACGTGTGTTGCAACGGCGTTTTTCCATTCCGCTGCCGATCGGTATCATGTCGCTGACACTGATCACCTACACCTACATGCCGGAGCTGATCAACCTCTCTGCCCATGAAAAGTTTGACGAGATTTTGTTGCTTCTTCTGCCGCTGATACTGCTGCCGGATGCGATGAACTTCAGACTCCGGGACCTTAAAAAGCACGGCATTGCCATCTTCTACCTCTCTTTTGTCGCCGTTGTCCTCTCCATCATTGCAGGGATCGTGCTTAATTTTGCGTCGGTCCATGACTACACCTTCACCGTCGGTATGCTCATCTCTCTCTTTGCGATGGTCCTCGCCACCGATGCCGTGAGTGTCAGCTCCATCTTTTCGCAGTTTGAGCTGCCACACTCGCTCAAGGTACTGACCGAGGGAGAGTCCCTTTTCAACGATGCGACGGCGATGATCGCCTTCTTGTTTATCGGTCTGCCGCTGATGGGCGGAGCAGAGATCACTGCCGTGGATGTCTCGTTCATACTGGTCAAAGTGCTTGCCGGCTCGATCGTGATCGGCTTTATCGTCGGTTACATTGCCAAGATCATTCTGGGGTGGCTCCACACCGTCGTCGATGAGTTCATCGTCATCCTGCTGGCTGGCTACGCCGCCTTTGTCATCGCGGAGCTGCATGCCATCCATGTCTCGGGGATTCTCTCGCTCATCGTCGCCATCATGACGCTGCAGTTCTATATCAACAGAGATCTGAGCCGTTTCAGCGAAGACGAGGAGATCGTCTCTGACGACACACAGCGTAGGCTCAGTTCGCGCGAGCGGTTGATCACGACAAAAGCCCGCATCGATGCCAATAAACAGTCCATCGCTTTCTTCGCCCTCTTTGCCAACGCCCTGCTCTTTGTCACCCTCGCCGAGCTCATCGAGTTAGAGAAGCTCTTCAACTACACCTACGAGATCATAGGCCTCTTTTTGGTCACCACTGTCATACGGGCCCTGATGATGCTGAAGTTCTCTTTCATCTCCCGCGCCAGCAACCGCATCACCAATGTCAACTACCGGTGGTGGGCCGTTCTTACCCTCTCTGGGATCAAAGGCGGTCTCTCCATCATCATGGTCCATCACCTGCCGGAGAGTTTTATCTATAAAGAGATGTTCACCCAGGTAGTCATGGGGGTGATCCTGCTCTCAATCTTTGTCTACGCCATCGGCCTGATCGCTGTTATCGGCTACTACAAAGAGGCCTTTAAAAAGGATATCGAACTGGAAAACGCAACGCACTAA
- a CDS encoding nitrilase-related carbon-nitrogen hydrolase, with protein MSRFTKGMTIVQNAPRLNRSNLKEALLLIEDAAERSDIIVFPELSLNGYMLQDKLHEDAWQLDELDALREASLAIDIVIGAAIREENGFYNAALYFSQGSLNHIHHKVHLPNYGMFEEARYFRPGSRIGSFKTRFGRAAMLVCEDLWEVNLLEDLEDEHPEIIYILAASPARGFSDGGLAIEATWQKLLEKAAVDMQAEVVFVNRVGFEDGLGFWGGSRVITPEGETAYLADKFANSTETVKLGQ; from the coding sequence ATGAGCCGATTTACAAAGGGGATGACGATTGTTCAAAATGCGCCCCGGCTTAACCGTAGCAATCTGAAAGAGGCGCTTTTACTCATTGAAGATGCCGCTGAGCGTTCTGACATCATTGTCTTTCCTGAACTCTCCCTCAACGGGTATATGCTCCAGGACAAACTCCACGAGGATGCCTGGCAGCTTGATGAACTTGATGCACTGCGCGAGGCCAGTCTGGCTATTGACATTGTCATCGGTGCGGCGATCAGGGAGGAGAACGGTTTTTATAATGCGGCTCTCTACTTTTCCCAAGGTTCGCTCAACCATATTCACCACAAAGTCCATCTGCCGAACTACGGGATGTTTGAAGAGGCGCGTTATTTCAGACCGGGAAGCCGTATCGGCAGCTTCAAAACCAGGTTCGGCCGGGCGGCGATGCTGGTGTGTGAAGATTTATGGGAAGTGAATCTTCTCGAAGACCTTGAAGATGAGCACCCGGAGATTATCTATATCTTAGCCGCATCACCCGCACGCGGATTCAGCGATGGGGGGCTGGCAATCGAAGCGACATGGCAGAAGCTTTTAGAAAAAGCGGCTGTTGACATGCAGGCAGAGGTCGTATTTGTCAACCGTGTCGGGTTTGAAGACGGGCTTGGCTTTTGGGGAGGCAGCCGCGTGATCACCCCTGAAGGCGAAACCGCATACCTAGCCGACAAATTTGCAAACAGTACGGAAACTGTAAAACTGGGTCAATAA
- a CDS encoding helix-turn-helix domain-containing protein, with translation MLLQQADHVVQAVVATNFLATSRASTEAFKTANLLKTLSVNALIYGETATGKLTLARYILPNASIFSANDFEKLLEAVDTNSELIITHIENAPNLKRLIDTISASKARVIVTSNDSNLNELLHDSFSVRIYLPPLRERFEDVKPLLELFLQEANKIFGEEKPFEMPAYELDLSQNANSLRKQLFLHYSFTNINENELMAVIEEYLSDKLGSKNDYRNYLHLYEVPLIRAGLKQFKSQLQLAEKLGLNRNTLRKKIAEHARYNLE, from the coding sequence ATGCTCCTGCAGCAGGCGGATCATGTGGTACAGGCTGTGGTTGCCACTAATTTTTTAGCGACATCACGTGCTTCAACAGAAGCATTTAAAACAGCAAACCTGCTAAAAACTCTCAGTGTAAATGCCCTCATTTACGGAGAGACCGCAACGGGCAAGCTGACGCTTGCCCGATATATCCTTCCCAACGCTTCTATATTTAGCGCTAATGATTTTGAAAAACTTTTAGAAGCTGTTGATACCAATAGCGAACTGATTATTACGCATATCGAAAATGCACCAAATCTTAAACGTCTGATCGATACGATTTCTGCTTCCAAAGCACGCGTGATCGTCACGAGTAATGACAGTAACCTGAATGAACTTTTACACGATAGTTTCAGTGTACGAATCTACTTGCCTCCTCTCAGAGAACGGTTTGAAGATGTGAAGCCGCTGCTAGAGCTTTTTTTGCAGGAAGCAAATAAGATCTTTGGTGAGGAGAAGCCTTTTGAGATGCCGGCTTATGAACTTGACCTGAGTCAAAATGCCAATTCGTTGAGGAAGCAGCTTTTTTTACATTATTCGTTTACAAATATCAATGAAAATGAATTAATGGCAGTGATTGAGGAGTACCTGAGCGACAAACTTGGCTCTAAAAACGATTATCGCAACTATCTGCATCTCTACGAAGTGCCGCTTATCCGTGCAGGTTTGAAACAGTTCAAGTCACAGTTGCAGCTTGCAGAGAAGTTAGGCCTTAACAGGAATACCCTGCGTAAAAAGATCGCAGAACATGCGCGATATAATCTAGAATAA
- the fabD gene encoding ACP S-malonyltransferase, whose product MSKRIAMIFPGQGSQSIGMGKSFYENSDMAKEMFEKAGERIGVDFKALLFEENEKINQTAYTQPAILLVSIIAYKLFQHKHDVKPALLLGHSLGEISALCAAGAIDYLDAVELVHKRGTLMQAACEGIEAGMMAIVGLDDESVANICRDARNQENKSVWPANYNQDGQLVIAGLKPDLSSMEETFKAAGAKRALLLNMSVASHCPLLASAQAPLKAELERMLHDPFVAPVISNVTAKPYATKQQALELVTEQLIRPVLYKQSIVAIKDDVDMAIEFGNGAVLKGLNRRINKDMPTLNVSDMETLQKVVEELS is encoded by the coding sequence ATGAGTAAAAGAATTGCAATGATCTTCCCTGGTCAGGGTAGTCAAAGTATTGGCATGGGCAAGTCATTTTATGAAAATTCAGACATGGCAAAAGAGATGTTCGAAAAAGCCGGTGAACGCATCGGCGTTGATTTTAAAGCCCTTTTGTTCGAAGAGAATGAGAAGATCAATCAAACGGCCTATACACAGCCGGCTATTTTACTTGTAAGTATTATTGCTTATAAACTTTTTCAACATAAGCATGATGTCAAACCGGCGCTATTGCTGGGACACTCTCTAGGCGAGATTTCAGCACTGTGTGCTGCCGGTGCGATCGACTACCTTGACGCCGTTGAACTTGTTCATAAGCGCGGAACGCTTATGCAGGCGGCTTGCGAGGGAATCGAGGCAGGTATGATGGCGATTGTCGGACTTGACGACGAGTCTGTTGCAAATATCTGTCGTGATGCGCGTAACCAAGAGAATAAAAGCGTTTGGCCGGCGAACTACAATCAGGACGGTCAACTGGTTATCGCAGGTTTGAAGCCGGATCTATCAAGTATGGAAGAGACGTTTAAAGCGGCAGGTGCCAAACGTGCACTGCTTCTGAATATGTCCGTTGCCAGCCATTGCCCGCTACTCGCTTCTGCCCAGGCACCGCTGAAGGCAGAACTTGAACGTATGCTCCACGATCCGTTCGTGGCACCGGTTATCTCCAATGTCACGGCGAAACCGTATGCGACAAAACAGCAGGCATTGGAGCTGGTGACGGAGCAGCTTATCCGTCCGGTACTTTACAAACAGTCGATCGTTGCCATCAAAGATGATGTCGACATGGCTATCGAGTTTGGTAACGGCGCTGTGCTTAAAGGCCTTAACCGCCGCATTAACAAAGATATGCCTACTCTCAATGTTTCCGATATGGAAACACTTCAAAAGGTCGTAGAAGAGCTGTCATGA
- the mutY gene encoding A/G-specific adenine glycosylase, with translation MFKEAHRKLYQWYQENGRHDLPWRQNSDAYRIWVSEIMLQQTQVKTVLERFYFPFLEKFPTLQALAEAHEDEVLKQWEGLGYYTRARNLHKTAQICRDALPQSVTELVALPGIGQSTAHAVAAFAYHTPVPIMDANVKRILYRVFGVKKANDRELWQLAYRLFDEERPFDYNQAMMDIGAMLCQAKQAACDRCPFNDICKATEDGPLLYPEKRAKKQVPVRLKHIVIHKHDGRYALRQRQTRFLNGLWGFMEHDEVQEAQHIGEIKHQYSHFHLHAKVYFSASMVEEEAAWYTKEEIEKLALSGADHKAFALLQESGL, from the coding sequence ATGTTTAAAGAGGCGCACCGAAAACTTTATCAGTGGTACCAAGAAAACGGCCGCCACGACCTCCCCTGGCGCCAAAACAGTGATGCATACAGGATCTGGGTGAGCGAGATCATGCTCCAGCAGACCCAGGTCAAAACGGTACTCGAAAGATTCTATTTTCCCTTTCTGGAGAAGTTTCCGACACTACAAGCACTTGCTGAAGCCCATGAAGACGAGGTACTTAAACAGTGGGAAGGGCTCGGCTACTACACCCGGGCACGCAACCTGCATAAGACTGCGCAGATCTGCCGGGACGCTCTTCCGCAGAGTGTGACCGAACTCGTCGCCCTGCCCGGCATAGGACAGAGTACGGCCCACGCCGTCGCCGCCTTCGCCTACCATACCCCTGTTCCCATCATGGATGCCAATGTCAAGCGGATCCTCTACCGGGTCTTCGGCGTCAAAAAGGCGAACGACAGAGAGCTGTGGCAGCTGGCCTACCGCCTCTTTGACGAAGAGCGACCCTTTGACTACAACCAGGCGATGATGGATATCGGCGCCATGCTCTGTCAGGCAAAGCAGGCCGCCTGTGACCGCTGTCCCTTTAATGATATTTGCAAAGCGACAGAGGATGGCCCGCTGCTCTACCCCGAGAAGAGAGCAAAAAAGCAGGTACCTGTCCGTCTGAAACATATCGTGATCCACAAACATGACGGCCGGTATGCCCTGCGCCAACGCCAGACACGTTTTCTAAACGGGCTTTGGGGGTTCATGGAACATGATGAAGTGCAGGAAGCACAGCACATCGGCGAAATAAAGCACCAGTACTCCCACTTCCATCTCCACGCCAAAGTCTACTTCTCCGCCTCAATGGTCGAAGAGGAAGCCGCATGGTACACCAAAGAGGAGATCGAAAAACTCGCCCTGAGCGGTGCCGACCACAAGGCCTTTGCACTCTTGCAGGAAAGTGGGTTATAA
- a CDS encoding DMT family transporter, whose amino-acid sequence MQEERKGEIYMLLLSLIESWFPILSLFSIPLIGAIYSYTFAIVIATVIFLALVVYQKKVPELFQKNARKDLLLTTLFINLLFVLVFIGLQYTTAGNMAVIIFLQLLFAYLYFNVFGSDRLSPMQTAGAALMGVGALTVLIPDDLSFNRGDLIILISAAIAPFANLYQKRARSFVSSETILAFRNVIALPAVFALAYLFEPLPTQENLVKAAPYILIIGFLVFGLAKVLWIEALHRISITKVSAMLALPPLFTLVFAYFTLDEVPGIRQMLGIIPILIGGYLITRPAKEAHV is encoded by the coding sequence ATGCAAGAAGAACGCAAAGGCGAGATCTATATGCTGCTGCTCTCGCTTATAGAGAGCTGGTTTCCGATACTGTCACTCTTCAGTATCCCCCTTATCGGCGCGATCTACAGCTATACTTTCGCTATCGTTATCGCCACCGTCATCTTTTTAGCACTTGTCGTCTATCAAAAAAAAGTGCCCGAGCTTTTTCAGAAAAATGCCCGTAAAGACCTGCTGCTGACCACCCTTTTTATCAACCTCCTCTTTGTACTCGTCTTTATCGGCCTGCAGTACACCACCGCCGGTAATATGGCCGTCATCATCTTTCTGCAGCTTCTCTTTGCCTACCTCTATTTCAATGTCTTCGGCAGTGACAGGCTCAGTCCGATGCAGACGGCCGGCGCAGCGCTCATGGGAGTGGGGGCGCTGACCGTCCTGATACCGGATGACCTCAGTTTCAACAGGGGTGACCTGATCATCCTGATCTCCGCAGCAATCGCCCCCTTTGCCAACCTCTACCAGAAACGGGCTCGCAGCTTTGTCAGTTCGGAGACCATTCTGGCCTTTAGAAACGTCATTGCGCTGCCGGCCGTATTTGCACTCGCCTATCTCTTTGAACCGCTGCCGACCCAGGAGAACCTCGTCAAAGCCGCGCCCTATATTCTGATCATCGGTTTTCTGGTCTTCGGCCTGGCCAAGGTGCTTTGGATCGAAGCGCTGCACCGCATCTCGATCACCAAGGTGAGTGCCATGCTGGCCCTCCCGCCGCTCTTTACCCTGGTATTTGCCTATTTTACCCTGGACGAAGTTCCCGGTATCCGCCAGATGCTCGGCATCATTCCGATCCTGATCGGCGGCTATCTCATTACCAGACCCGCGAAAGAAGCCCATGTTTAA
- a CDS encoding ATP-binding protein yields the protein MVKISKKIMKQMGRTNGAFELIEEGDKILVGLSGGKDSLTLIHALKEQQRRAPFDFEFVAVTVAYGMGENFDYLAEHCEKYGIKHEIYDTKIYETAQEKIRKNSSFCSFFSRMRRGSLYSAAEKFGCNKVALGHHLDDAVESFFMNLIYNGQMRALSPKYRAGNGLIVIRPLIQMRERQLRAFAEDNGLQAIGDEACPSMRFDVKMPYARAEMKEMLKGMEEKYPDIFTSINAAFSNISDESFFDPKRFLL from the coding sequence ATGGTCAAGATCAGTAAAAAAATTATGAAGCAGATGGGCCGTACCAACGGTGCCTTTGAACTGATAGAAGAGGGTGACAAGATCCTTGTCGGTCTAAGCGGCGGTAAGGACTCCCTGACCTTGATCCATGCGCTGAAAGAGCAGCAGCGCCGCGCGCCTTTTGATTTTGAGTTCGTCGCGGTGACGGTTGCCTATGGTATGGGTGAAAACTTTGACTACCTGGCCGAACATTGCGAAAAGTACGGTATCAAACATGAGATCTACGATACGAAGATCTATGAGACGGCCCAGGAGAAGATACGTAAGAACTCCTCTTTCTGCTCCTTCTTCTCACGTATGCGAAGAGGCTCTCTCTACTCCGCAGCGGAGAAGTTCGGCTGTAACAAAGTAGCCCTCGGACACCACCTCGATGACGCGGTCGAGAGTTTTTTTATGAACCTGATCTATAACGGACAGATGCGTGCGCTCTCTCCGAAATACCGGGCAGGAAACGGCCTGATCGTGATCCGTCCGCTGATTCAGATGCGTGAGCGCCAGCTGCGCGCTTTTGCCGAAGACAACGGTCTTCAGGCGATTGGCGACGAAGCGTGTCCGAGCATGCGTTTCGATGTCAAGATGCCCTATGCAAGAGCGGAGATGAAAGAGATGTTGAAGGGGATGGAAGAGAAGTACCCCGATATCTTTACTTCGATCAATGCGGCATTTTCAAATATTTCGGACGAGAGTTTTTTCGACCCGAAGCGTTTTCTACTTTAG
- a CDS encoding YigZ family protein has protein sequence MFTVTDHTHEMLIEKQSKFIAHLIPYGIYDEVLASLRAEHPKARHFVTAFRYINEFDQVVEGSSDDGEPKGTSGKPTLAVLQGSELINVAVITVRYFGGTKLGTGGLVRAYSDAANLAVNAANLVPYQKENLLVVACAYSDIGKVDYILEKLGVKVTEKEFDAVGEVMHLQAPQESLDAFLEEAKRLVTIVSA, from the coding sequence ATGTTTACAGTCACTGACCATACGCATGAGATGCTTATTGAAAAACAGTCCAAGTTCATTGCCCATCTGATACCATACGGCATCTATGATGAGGTGCTGGCATCACTCAGAGCGGAACATCCAAAGGCCCGCCATTTTGTCACGGCATTCCGCTATATCAACGAGTTCGATCAGGTCGTTGAGGGAAGCAGTGACGACGGTGAACCGAAAGGGACCTCGGGTAAACCGACCCTGGCGGTACTTCAGGGCAGTGAACTGATCAATGTCGCCGTGATCACCGTGCGCTATTTCGGGGGTACGAAACTGGGCACCGGCGGTCTGGTGCGCGCCTACTCCGATGCGGCGAACCTGGCGGTCAATGCTGCAAATCTTGTGCCCTACCAGAAAGAGAATCTCCTGGTTGTCGCATGTGCCTACAGTGACATCGGCAAGGTGGATTATATACTTGAGAAGCTGGGTGTCAAGGTGACTGAAAAAGAGTTTGACGCCGTGGGTGAAGTGATGCACCTGCAGGCACCGCAGGAGAGCTTGGACGCTTTTTTAGAAGAGGCGAAGCGACTGGTAACGATCGTCTCTGCATAA